A single window of Halomicrobium zhouii DNA harbors:
- a CDS encoding response regulator yields the protein MGQDTDPEGDEVDAPVEVLVVDDEPDLADLVQEFLERADDALVVTTATNARTGLQLVRERSFDAVVSDYHMLTMDGLTFLDRVADTEPAPPGILFSSDDAPELVEAAHDAGVPFVHKRMRSERFDRLASRVRTLAEDRRN from the coding sequence GTGGGACAGGACACAGACCCCGAAGGAGACGAGGTGGACGCGCCCGTCGAGGTGCTCGTCGTGGACGACGAACCGGATCTCGCGGACCTCGTCCAGGAGTTCCTGGAGCGGGCCGACGACGCGCTGGTGGTGACGACGGCGACGAACGCCCGGACGGGCCTGCAGCTGGTCCGCGAGCGATCCTTCGACGCCGTCGTGAGCGACTACCACATGCTGACGATGGACGGGCTGACGTTCCTCGACAGAGTGGCGGACACGGAGCCGGCGCCCCCGGGAATCCTCTTCTCGAGCGACGACGCGCCCGAACTGGTCGAGGCTGCACACGACGCGGGCGTCCCCTTCGTCCACAAGCGAATGCGTTCCGAGCGGTTCGACCGGCTGGCGAGCCGCGTCCGGACACTTGCCGAGGACCGCCGGAACTGA
- a CDS encoding translation initiation factor IF-2 subunit gamma, with protein MTSHNHPEVNIGLVGHVDHGKTTLVQALSGEWTDQHSEEMKRGISIRLGYADATFRRCPEEEEPEAFTVEETCGEHDVETDVLRTVSFVDAPGHETLMATMLSGASIMDGAVLVVSASEPVPQAQTEEHLMALDIIGIDNIVVAQNKVDLVDQERAQENYQQIQEFVKGTVAEGAPIVPVSAQQGVNTDLLIQAIQEEIPTPERDPDVDAQMMVARSFDINRPGTTWADLKGGVLGGSLVQGSLEVDDEIELRPGREVDEGGQTEWRPVTTSVRSIQAGGDFVDEATPGGLLGVGTGLDPAITKGDALAGQVAGPPGSLPPTLEQFTMDVDLLERIVGDNAGEVEEISTGEPLMLTIGTATTVGSVTSARGGEAEVALKRPVCAAPGSKIAINRRVGARWRLIGVGTLRE; from the coding sequence ATGACATCCCACAACCACCCGGAGGTGAACATCGGCCTCGTCGGCCACGTCGACCACGGCAAGACGACGCTGGTCCAGGCGCTGTCTGGCGAATGGACGGACCAGCACTCCGAAGAGATGAAGCGCGGCATCTCCATCCGCCTTGGCTACGCCGACGCGACCTTCCGGCGCTGTCCCGAGGAGGAGGAACCGGAAGCGTTCACGGTCGAGGAAACCTGCGGCGAGCACGACGTCGAGACCGACGTCCTGCGGACCGTCTCCTTCGTCGACGCCCCCGGGCACGAGACGCTGATGGCGACGATGCTGTCGGGCGCCTCGATCATGGACGGCGCCGTCCTCGTCGTCTCCGCGTCGGAGCCGGTCCCCCAGGCCCAGACCGAGGAGCACCTCATGGCCCTGGACATCATCGGCATCGACAACATCGTCGTCGCCCAGAACAAGGTCGACCTCGTCGACCAGGAGCGGGCCCAGGAGAACTACCAGCAGATCCAGGAGTTCGTGAAGGGCACCGTCGCCGAGGGCGCGCCCATCGTTCCGGTCTCGGCCCAGCAGGGCGTCAACACCGACCTGCTCATCCAGGCCATCCAGGAGGAGATTCCGACGCCCGAGCGGGACCCCGACGTCGACGCGCAGATGATGGTCGCCCGGAGCTTCGACATCAACCGCCCGGGGACGACCTGGGCGGACCTCAAGGGCGGCGTCCTCGGCGGCTCGCTCGTCCAGGGCAGCCTCGAGGTCGACGACGAGATCGAGCTTCGCCCCGGCCGCGAGGTCGACGAAGGCGGCCAGACCGAGTGGCGCCCCGTCACCACGAGCGTCCGGTCGATACAGGCCGGCGGCGACTTCGTCGACGAGGCGACGCCCGGCGGCCTGCTCGGCGTCGGTACCGGGCTCGACCCCGCGATCACGAAGGGCGACGCGCTGGCCGGTCAGGTCGCTGGCCCGCCGGGGAGCCTGCCGCCGACGCTCGAACAGTTCACGATGGACGTCGACCTGCTCGAACGGATCGTCGGCGACAACGCCGGCGAGGTCGAGGAGATCAGCACGGGCGAGCCGCTGATGCTCACCATCGGCACCGCGACGACCGTCGGCTCGGTGACGAGCGCGCGCGGCGGCGAGGCGGAGGTCGCCCTCAAACGGCCCGTCTGTGCCGCGCCGGGCTCGAAGATCGCGATCAACCGGCGCGTCGGCGCCCGCTGGCGCCTCATCGGTGTCGGCACGCTGCGTGAATGA
- a CDS encoding twitching motility protein PilT — protein MIVVDTNALMMPVECDVRLFDELRRLVGDQPLVTPEAVVAELEKLADGNGKEATAASVGLDLVDRCEAVATDADYADDAVLELASHPDATHAVTNDKPLKRRLLDAGVPVISLRGQHKLAITQP, from the coding sequence ATGATCGTCGTCGACACGAACGCACTCATGATGCCAGTCGAATGCGACGTCAGGCTGTTCGACGAACTCCGGCGACTCGTCGGAGACCAGCCCCTCGTCACCCCCGAAGCCGTCGTCGCCGAACTCGAGAAACTCGCCGACGGCAACGGGAAAGAGGCCACCGCGGCGAGCGTGGGCCTGGACCTCGTCGACCGCTGCGAGGCCGTCGCCACCGACGCGGACTACGCGGACGACGCGGTCCTGGAACTGGCGAGCCACCCGGACGCGACGCACGCGGTCACGAACGACAAGCCCCTCAAACGCCGCCTGCTCGACGCGGGCGTACCAGTAATTAGTTTAAGGGGCCAGCACAAACTCGCCATCACTCAACCATAA
- a CDS encoding DNA-directed RNA polymerase: MYKRVRLRDTVEVPPRHLAEVTPDLVKKLLQDKLEGRMDEDVGSVVSVIEVQDIGDGAVLPGEEGVFFEAEFDALTYDPQMQEVVDGEVVEVVNFGAFVGIGPVDGLLHVSQISDEYLAYDEEGQALASRESNETLAVGDAVRARIVTKSIDERNPRDSKIGLTAKQVGLGKHGWLETEREKRAAQQAEAGES, from the coding sequence ATGTACAAACGGGTCAGACTACGCGACACGGTGGAGGTACCGCCCAGGCATCTCGCAGAGGTGACGCCGGACCTCGTGAAGAAGCTGCTGCAGGACAAACTCGAAGGCCGGATGGACGAGGACGTCGGCTCGGTCGTCTCGGTCATCGAGGTACAGGACATCGGCGACGGCGCCGTCCTCCCCGGCGAGGAGGGCGTCTTCTTCGAGGCCGAGTTCGACGCGCTCACCTACGATCCGCAGATGCAGGAGGTCGTCGACGGGGAGGTCGTCGAAGTGGTCAACTTCGGCGCCTTCGTCGGTATCGGGCCGGTGGACGGCCTGCTGCACGTCTCACAGATCTCCGACGAGTACCTCGCCTACGACGAGGAGGGGCAGGCGCTTGCCTCCCGCGAGTCCAACGAGACGCTCGCGGTCGGCGACGCCGTCCGCGCCCGCATCGTCACCAAGAGCATCGACGAGCGCAACCCGCGCGACTCCAAGATCGGCCTCACGGCCAAGCAGGTCGGCCTCGGCAAGCACGGCTGGCTGGAGACCGAGCGCGAGAAACGCGCCGCCCAGCAGGCGGAAGCCGGTGAGAGCTGA
- the spt4 gene encoding transcription elongation factor subunit Spt4 — protein MMADRLVCRECHRVQDASNEEVCDACGSSSLTEDWAGYVVIAHPESSDIAKEMEVTEPGSYALKVR, from the coding sequence CTGATGGCCGACAGACTGGTCTGCCGCGAGTGCCACCGCGTCCAGGACGCCTCGAACGAGGAGGTCTGTGACGCCTGCGGGTCGAGTTCGCTCACCGAGGACTGGGCCGGCTACGTCGTCATCGCCCACCCCGAGAGCTCCGACATCGCCAAGGAGATGGAGGTCACGGAGCCGGGGAGCTACGCGCTGAAAGTCCGTTAA
- a CDS encoding GTP-dependent dephospho-CoA kinase family protein yields MSDVVLELPDTLRGELKDPLGPIYTDAEQLLSAATEPVVAVGDVVTYHLLQAGRVPAVAFVDEKTKRQTVDEEIREGISGFDRERTIDNPAATLTSELLETLRTGIDEGGTTLVRVDGEEDLAALPAILAVPEGASVVYGQPDEGMVLVTADGDAREFVRGLLRRMDGDGDAALALLD; encoded by the coding sequence GTGTCCGACGTCGTTCTCGAACTGCCCGACACGCTTCGCGGCGAACTCAAGGACCCGCTCGGGCCGATCTACACCGACGCTGAGCAGTTGCTCTCCGCGGCGACCGAACCCGTTGTCGCCGTCGGCGACGTCGTCACCTATCACCTCCTCCAGGCGGGTCGCGTCCCCGCCGTCGCCTTCGTCGACGAGAAGACCAAGCGCCAGACCGTCGACGAGGAAATTCGCGAGGGAATCAGTGGTTTCGACCGCGAGCGAACGATCGACAATCCAGCGGCGACGCTGACGAGCGAACTGCTGGAGACGCTCCGGACCGGGATCGACGAGGGCGGGACGACCCTGGTCCGCGTCGACGGCGAGGAGGACCTGGCCGCGCTCCCCGCGATTCTGGCCGTCCCCGAGGGCGCGAGCGTCGTCTACGGCCAACCCGACGAGGGCATGGTGCTGGTGACGGCGGACGGGGATGCCCGGGAATTCGTCCGCGGACTCCTCCGGCGGATGGACGGGGACGGCGACGCGGCGCTGGCGCTGCTGGACTGA
- a CDS encoding THUMP domain-containing protein produces the protein MYVLELAGQDDDFAAREAASVATDVTLVAPGLATASDLDHARARTLAYTHHASELVGTCDPDVESARALLEDAPPTDRSGSVAVRAVDVRYTTDVDTQAVERELGGVLVDRGFSVDLENPDHELRVVFSDEAGDVDDDTSGTICAVGWAVAASVRDFGQRMPSDRPFFQPGSMAPMDARALANLAGAEPGATILDPMCGTGGVLIEAGLLGARVVGGDAQWKMVRGASQNLADALGEDRDAKDPRYPDPGKWDVYRADATEFPIRADTVDGVVFDAPYGRQSKIEGDLTDLVSSALAEARRVSSRCVLMADRSWEDAAEDAGWTVDARFERRVHRSLVRHVHVLVA, from the coding sequence GTGTACGTCCTCGAACTGGCGGGCCAGGACGACGACTTCGCCGCGCGCGAAGCGGCCAGCGTGGCGACCGACGTCACCCTCGTCGCGCCGGGTCTCGCGACGGCGAGCGACCTCGATCACGCCCGCGCGCGGACGCTCGCGTACACTCACCACGCGAGCGAACTGGTGGGGACCTGCGACCCTGACGTCGAGAGCGCCCGCGCGCTCCTCGAAGACGCCCCGCCGACCGACCGTTCGGGATCCGTCGCCGTCCGCGCCGTCGACGTCCGGTACACCACCGACGTCGACACGCAGGCCGTCGAGCGGGAACTCGGCGGCGTCCTGGTCGACCGGGGGTTCTCGGTCGACCTGGAGAATCCGGACCACGAACTCCGGGTCGTCTTCAGCGACGAGGCGGGCGACGTCGACGACGACACTTCAGGAACTATCTGCGCCGTCGGCTGGGCCGTCGCCGCCTCCGTCCGCGACTTCGGCCAGCGCATGCCCTCGGACCGGCCGTTCTTCCAGCCCGGGAGCATGGCCCCGATGGACGCCCGCGCGCTCGCCAACCTCGCCGGGGCCGAACCCGGCGCGACGATTCTCGACCCGATGTGTGGCACCGGCGGCGTCCTCATCGAGGCGGGCCTGCTCGGGGCCCGGGTGGTCGGCGGCGACGCCCAGTGGAAGATGGTCCGCGGCGCGAGTCAGAACCTCGCCGACGCGCTCGGTGAGGACCGGGACGCGAAGGACCCCCGCTATCCAGACCCCGGGAAGTGGGACGTCTATCGCGCCGACGCCACCGAATTTCCGATACGAGCCGACACCGTCGATGGCGTCGTTTTCGACGCCCCATACGGCCGCCAGTCGAAGATAGAGGGGGACCTCACCGACCTCGTGTCCAGCGCACTCGCCGAGGCCCGCCGAGTATCCTCACGGTGCGTCCTGATGGCCGACCGGTCGTGGGAGGACGCAGCGGAGGACGCGGGCTGGACCGTCGACGCGCGCTTTGAACGGCGGGTCCACCGGTCGCTGGTCAGGCACGTCCACGTGCTCGTCGCCTGA
- a CDS encoding TATA-box-binding protein: MADPKETINIENVVASTGIGQELDLQSVAMDLEGADYDPEQFPGLVYRTQEPKSAALIFRSGKIVCTGAKSTDDVHESLRIVFDKLRDLNIQVDEDPEIVVQNIVTSADLGRTLNLNAIAIGLGLENIEYEPEQFPGLVYRLDDPDVVALLFGSGKLVITGGKKPVDAEEAVDKIVSRLEELGLLE; the protein is encoded by the coding sequence ATGGCAGATCCCAAGGAAACTATAAATATCGAGAACGTCGTCGCCTCGACTGGTATCGGGCAGGAACTCGACCTCCAGAGCGTGGCGATGGACCTCGAGGGCGCGGACTACGACCCCGAGCAGTTCCCCGGCCTCGTCTACCGGACCCAGGAACCCAAGTCTGCGGCACTGATCTTCCGGTCGGGGAAGATCGTCTGTACCGGTGCCAAGAGCACCGACGACGTCCACGAGAGCCTCCGCATCGTCTTCGACAAGCTCCGCGACCTGAACATTCAGGTCGACGAGGACCCCGAGATCGTCGTCCAGAACATCGTCACCTCCGCGGACCTCGGTCGCACCCTCAACCTGAACGCCATCGCCATCGGCCTCGGGCTGGAGAACATCGAGTACGAGCCCGAGCAGTTCCCCGGCCTCGTCTACCGGCTGGACGACCCCGACGTCGTCGCGCTGCTGTTCGGCTCCGGGAAGCTGGTCATCACCGGCGGCAAGAAGCCCGTCGACGCCGAGGAGGCCGTCGACAAGATCGTCTCGCGACTCGAAGAGCTCGGCCTGCTCGAATAA
- a CDS encoding rubrerythrin-like domain-containing protein, whose translation MRPNTSVPESSQYECPSCGARASDPDDRTCSDCGTSMRYLGHSRDL comes from the coding sequence ATGAGGCCGAACACATCCGTTCCGGAATCGAGTCAGTACGAATGTCCGTCCTGCGGCGCACGAGCGAGCGACCCCGACGACCGAACCTGTTCGGACTGTGGGACGTCGATGCGCTATCTCGGCCACTCCCGGGACCTGTAG
- a CDS encoding DUF7473 family protein → MLALTSGVAPLLQSQPDPTGGGLLAVVGTVLLGWLFYAVTLHLAATFFVGDVPTQPAAAAGVVPAVVSLLLGRYGLGEQTLVSPGVDFVVALVAILVADALAINYAYDLPWKATAALTALHFAFASVLIVALNNIFGFV, encoded by the coding sequence ATGCTCGCGCTGACCTCGGGCGTCGCCCCGCTCCTCCAGTCGCAACCGGACCCCACCGGCGGGGGGCTGCTCGCCGTCGTCGGCACCGTCCTGCTCGGCTGGCTGTTCTACGCCGTCACGCTCCACCTCGCCGCGACGTTCTTCGTCGGCGACGTGCCGACCCAGCCCGCCGCCGCGGCCGGCGTCGTCCCCGCCGTCGTCTCGCTGTTGCTCGGTCGGTACGGGCTCGGCGAGCAGACCCTCGTCTCGCCGGGTGTCGACTTCGTCGTCGCCCTGGTCGCCATCCTCGTCGCCGACGCGCTGGCCATCAACTACGCCTACGACCTGCCCTGGAAGGCGACGGCGGCGCTCACCGCGCTCCACTTCGCCTTCGCGAGTGTGCTCATCGTCGCGCTGAACAACATCTTCGGCTTCGTCTGA
- the hisG gene encoding ATP phosphoribosyltransferase, with protein MRIAVPNKGRLHDPSVELLERAGLHVVDGADRQLYAATVDPDVTVLYARAADIPEYVSDGAADVGITGLDQVREADPGNLEELLDLGFGSCKLVLAAPEEGNIESVEDLAGGTVATEFPNVTREFFAEKGVAVDIAEVSGATELTPHVDIADAIVDITSTGTTLRMNRLEVVADVLESSVRLFARDDVADDEKVQQVAMALSSVIAAEDKRYLMMNAPADALDDVKEVLPGMGGPTVMDIAGTDDVAVHAVVDERDVFETINALKGVGASDVLVTEIERLVE; from the coding sequence ATGCGCATTGCCGTGCCCAACAAGGGCCGCCTGCACGACCCGTCGGTCGAGTTGCTGGAACGCGCCGGGCTGCACGTCGTCGACGGCGCGGACCGACAGCTCTACGCCGCGACGGTCGACCCGGACGTCACCGTGCTGTACGCCCGCGCCGCGGACATCCCCGAGTACGTCTCCGACGGCGCCGCCGACGTGGGCATCACGGGCCTCGACCAGGTCCGCGAGGCCGACCCTGGAAATCTGGAAGAACTGCTCGACCTCGGCTTCGGATCCTGTAAGCTCGTCCTCGCAGCCCCAGAAGAGGGCAACATCGAGTCCGTCGAGGATCTCGCCGGCGGCACCGTCGCGACGGAGTTCCCCAACGTCACCCGCGAGTTCTTCGCCGAGAAGGGCGTCGCCGTCGACATCGCGGAGGTCTCCGGCGCGACGGAGCTGACTCCGCACGTCGACATCGCCGACGCCATCGTCGACATCACCTCGACCGGGACGACGCTGCGGATGAACCGGCTGGAGGTCGTCGCCGACGTGCTCGAATCGTCGGTCCGCCTCTTTGCCCGCGACGACGTGGCCGACGACGAGAAGGTCCAGCAGGTCGCGATGGCGCTGAGTTCCGTCATCGCCGCCGAGGACAAGCGCTACCTGATGATGAACGCGCCCGCCGACGCGCTCGACGACGTGAAGGAGGTCCTGCCCGGGATGGGCGGCCCGACGGTGATGGACATCGCCGGCACCGACGACGTCGCCGTCCACGCCGTCGTCGACGAGCGCGACGTGTTCGAGACCATCAACGCGCTGAAGGGGGTCGGCGCGAGCGACGTGCTGGTCACCGAGATCGAACGGCTCGTGGAATAG
- a CDS encoding ICP22 family protein has product MASPAVGLIAPFLLLFLVVSMATHAWRLRRLDREIAVRKWRGANRGVGVLVWIPFPLLLGLAGLGVAVRRTTVDFAGLSSSHPLPYLAEAAALLAVAVPANVAVYTVGAAVAREYRDLDRSLPSTVGRATVGIAMLALFALVPVTVFVVPWLGTAALVASLLFVYLAWWLTWWTTRNLLHSVREPTAAERERLAAAFAGTGFEPQTTRVVNTAPEEKVNAALSGPAPWRSVVVTNYLLETADDEVLRAIAGNLAVADRLRAPERGIARVAGVFAAIAVALFLLQPPWSSAAVLACLLGFSLLQWHSRRVVYRMDEAAADLVGAEALLAAFTWRVERHGAPLDHSVLRTVFTGVPPRRERMRRLIDDPDVAPSDLVQTTDEEPDGTPSRETDDDRDQVQSDGAQPGRDGESPDGVVTDGEATPNEAEGSDDADADRTDVDAWGVSEPADGHSGGGRR; this is encoded by the coding sequence ATGGCTTCACCCGCCGTTGGGCTGATCGCCCCGTTCCTGCTACTCTTCCTCGTCGTCTCGATGGCGACGCATGCCTGGCGACTGCGACGGCTGGACCGCGAGATAGCAGTCCGGAAGTGGCGCGGCGCGAATCGCGGCGTCGGCGTGCTCGTCTGGATTCCATTCCCGCTGCTACTGGGGCTCGCGGGGCTCGGCGTGGCCGTCAGGCGGACGACGGTGGACTTCGCGGGGCTGTCGTCCTCCCACCCGCTGCCCTACCTGGCGGAGGCCGCAGCGCTCCTCGCGGTCGCCGTTCCCGCGAACGTCGCGGTGTACACGGTCGGGGCGGCGGTGGCTCGGGAGTATCGCGACCTCGACCGGTCGCTGCCGTCGACAGTCGGCCGGGCGACCGTCGGGATAGCGATGCTCGCGCTCTTCGCGCTCGTCCCCGTGACTGTCTTCGTCGTCCCGTGGCTGGGGACCGCCGCGCTCGTCGCCTCGTTGCTTTTCGTCTACCTCGCCTGGTGGCTCACGTGGTGGACCACCCGCAATCTGCTCCACTCGGTCCGGGAGCCGACGGCGGCCGAGCGCGAACGGCTGGCGGCGGCGTTCGCGGGGACCGGCTTCGAGCCGCAGACGACGCGCGTGGTGAATACGGCGCCCGAAGAAAAAGTGAACGCGGCGCTCAGTGGCCCGGCCCCGTGGCGGAGCGTCGTCGTCACGAACTACCTCCTCGAGACGGCTGACGACGAAGTCCTCCGGGCCATCGCCGGCAACTTGGCCGTCGCGGATCGACTGCGGGCACCCGAACGAGGCATCGCCCGGGTCGCCGGGGTGTTCGCCGCCATCGCAGTCGCCCTCTTCCTGCTCCAGCCCCCGTGGTCGAGCGCCGCCGTGCTGGCCTGTCTGCTCGGATTCTCTCTCCTCCAGTGGCACTCACGCCGAGTCGTCTACCGAATGGACGAGGCCGCCGCAGACCTCGTCGGGGCGGAGGCGCTTCTCGCGGCGTTCACGTGGCGCGTCGAACGCCACGGTGCGCCTCTGGACCACTCGGTGCTCCGGACAGTCTTCACCGGCGTCCCGCCCCGGCGTGAACGGATGCGACGGCTGATCGACGACCCGGACGTCGCGCCGTCGGACCTCGTCCAGACGACGGACGAGGAACCCGACGGGACTCCCTCACGCGAGACTGACGACGACCGCGATCAGGTGCAGTCTGACGGGGCCCAGCCGGGCAGAGACGGTGAGTCGCCCGACGGCGTGGTGACAGACGGCGAGGCCACTCCGAACGAAGCCGAGGGCAGTGACGACGCCGACGCCGACCGGACGGACGTCGACGCCTGGGGCGTCTCCGAACCCGCCGACGGGCATTCCGGCGGCGGTCGCCGGTAG
- a CDS encoding amidohydrolase, whose product MSELLVSGGQVLLPDHTVTEADVLVDQDTGNIVDVDDPGALEGDTQALDASDGLVIPGLVNAHTHVSMTLLRGYADDKPLDAWLQEDIWPVEAELTAEDVRVGAELGLIEMIKSGTTALADMYFFMEQVAEAVDDAGMRGLLGQGCISVGKDEEDAHEDFQSGLAFAEEYDGYADGRVRTAFMPHSLTTAGEAYYREYVPEARDAGLPIHFHANETEGEVDPIVEEHGERPLEYADDLGLLEPEDFLAHGVHVDETEIDLLAERGTGVVHNPASNMKLASGMAPVQAMVDAGVPVALGTDGAASNNDLDLFDEMRDAAMLGKLAADDASAMAAGTVLEIATRGGAEVLGFDSGRVAAGANADLAVVDLDATHLTPHHDLVSHLVYAAKGSDVRHTVCDGEVLMRDREVQVFDEESVRERAETAAGDLVARAERDSGQ is encoded by the coding sequence ATGAGCGAACTTCTCGTCTCGGGCGGGCAGGTCCTGCTGCCGGACCACACGGTCACCGAAGCTGACGTCCTCGTCGACCAGGACACCGGGAACATCGTCGACGTCGACGACCCCGGCGCACTGGAGGGCGACACCCAGGCGCTCGACGCCAGCGACGGCCTCGTCATCCCGGGGCTCGTCAACGCCCACACGCACGTCTCGATGACGCTCCTGCGGGGCTACGCCGACGACAAGCCCCTCGACGCGTGGCTCCAGGAGGACATCTGGCCCGTCGAGGCAGAACTCACCGCCGAGGACGTCCGCGTCGGCGCGGAACTCGGGCTGATCGAGATGATCAAGTCCGGCACCACCGCGCTGGCGGACATGTACTTCTTCATGGAGCAGGTCGCCGAGGCCGTCGACGACGCCGGGATGCGCGGCCTGCTCGGGCAGGGATGTATCTCCGTCGGCAAGGACGAAGAGGACGCCCACGAGGACTTCCAGTCCGGCCTCGCCTTCGCCGAGGAGTACGACGGCTACGCCGACGGGCGCGTCCGGACGGCGTTCATGCCCCACTCGCTGACGACCGCCGGCGAGGCGTACTACCGCGAGTACGTCCCCGAGGCCCGCGACGCTGGCCTGCCCATCCACTTCCACGCCAACGAGACCGAGGGCGAGGTCGACCCCATCGTCGAGGAACACGGCGAGCGCCCCCTCGAATACGCCGACGACCTGGGACTGCTCGAACCCGAGGACTTCCTGGCCCACGGCGTCCACGTCGACGAGACGGAGATCGACCTGCTCGCCGAGCGTGGGACCGGGGTCGTCCACAACCCGGCCTCGAACATGAAACTCGCCAGCGGGATGGCGCCGGTCCAGGCGATGGTCGACGCGGGCGTCCCGGTCGCGCTCGGCACCGACGGCGCGGCGTCGAACAACGACCTCGACCTGTTCGACGAGATGCGCGACGCGGCGATGCTCGGCAAGCTGGCGGCCGACGACGCCAGCGCGATGGCCGCCGGGACGGTCCTCGAAATCGCGACCCGCGGCGGCGCCGAGGTGCTCGGCTTCGACTCGGGACGCGTCGCGGCGGGCGCCAACGCCGACCTGGCGGTCGTGGATCTGGACGCCACCCACCTCACGCCCCATCACGACCTGGTGAGTCACCTCGTCTACGCCGCGAAGGGGAGCGACGTGCGTCACACGGTCTGCGACGGCGAGGTTCTCATGCGCGACCGGGAGGTGCAAGTCTTCGACGAGGAGTCCGTCCGGGAGCGGGCCGAGACCGCGGCCGGGGACCTGGTGGCCCGCGCCGAGCGCGACAGCGGGCAGTAA
- a CDS encoding DUF7344 domain-containing protein gives MNDNSRSTQALDRTFDALSSLHRRRVLLLLSDACPEVGDAPSLAELAPDHTDYRRYVTTMVHKHLPKLAEYDYVDWDSDEEVVRRGPCYGEVAVMLELLVDNRERLPGAFS, from the coding sequence ATGAACGACAACTCCCGGTCGACGCAGGCACTGGATCGGACCTTCGATGCTCTCAGTTCTCTCCACCGACGTCGCGTGCTGCTCCTGCTCAGCGACGCCTGTCCGGAGGTCGGCGACGCGCCGTCGCTCGCCGAGCTGGCGCCAGACCACACCGACTACAGACGGTACGTGACCACGATGGTCCACAAACACCTGCCGAAACTCGCGGAATACGACTACGTCGACTGGGACAGCGACGAGGAGGTGGTCCGCCGCGGTCCCTGTTACGGCGAGGTCGCGGTGATGCTCGAACTGCTGGTCGACAACCGGGAACGGCTCCCCGGTGCGTTTTCGTGA
- a CDS encoding helix-turn-helix domain-containing protein, with the protein MLSPHFRRHDVSILDNEGSVDGFWLRLRVPDRETLRTIVGELRELGSNPVVDRIYSEQTPGRGTGDLTDRQRECLRLALEAGYFETPSEATLDELAADLDISSQALSKHIRAGVRKLVAEEMSGSGERRPGS; encoded by the coding sequence ATGCTCTCGCCCCATTTTCGCCGTCACGACGTCTCCATCCTCGACAACGAGGGCTCGGTCGACGGGTTCTGGCTCCGGCTACGCGTGCCCGACCGCGAGACGCTCAGGACCATCGTCGGAGAGTTGCGAGAGCTCGGCTCGAACCCCGTCGTCGACCGAATCTACTCCGAGCAGACCCCCGGACGTGGGACCGGTGACCTCACCGATCGCCAGCGCGAGTGCCTGCGGCTGGCCCTGGAGGCGGGCTACTTCGAGACGCCGAGCGAGGCGACCCTCGACGAACTCGCCGCCGACCTGGACATCTCGTCCCAGGCGCTCTCGAAACACATTCGGGCCGGCGTTCGGAAACTGGTCGCCGAGGAGATGTCCGGGAGCGGCGAGCGGCGCCCCGGTAGCTGA